A genomic segment from Micromonospora echinaurantiaca encodes:
- a CDS encoding class I SAM-dependent methyltransferase encodes MALHSLRFRLVDSPTPLGAKRRARRAAWLSHTFPNLAEMTVLDLGGRVESWAGVPVRPARVHVVNLEPLPAALPDWAEADHADACELPERILNRRYDLVFSNSVLEHVGGHERRRRMAEAIRALAPAYWVQTPYRYFPIEPHWVAPGMQFLPVSARVVVARRWPLAYTPGKSYEAAMRQVLTTELIGRAELRYLFPDATVRNERLAGLTKSLIAVRA; translated from the coding sequence ATGGCACTTCACTCGCTCAGGTTCCGGCTGGTCGACTCGCCGACCCCGCTCGGCGCGAAGCGACGGGCACGCCGCGCCGCCTGGCTGTCGCACACCTTCCCGAATCTCGCCGAGATGACCGTGCTGGACCTGGGCGGACGGGTGGAGAGCTGGGCCGGGGTGCCGGTCCGACCGGCCCGCGTGCACGTGGTCAACCTCGAACCGCTGCCGGCGGCACTGCCCGACTGGGCGGAGGCGGACCACGCCGACGCCTGCGAGCTGCCCGAACGCATCCTGAACCGCCGGTACGACCTGGTCTTCAGCAACAGCGTGCTGGAGCACGTGGGCGGGCACGAGCGCCGCCGGCGGATGGCCGAGGCGATCCGCGCGCTGGCGCCGGCGTACTGGGTGCAGACGCCGTACCGGTACTTCCCGATCGAGCCGCACTGGGTGGCGCCCGGCATGCAGTTCCTGCCGGTCTCGGCGCGGGTGGTGGTGGCCCGGCGGTGGCCGCTGGCCTACACGCCGGGCAAGTCCTACGAGGCGGCGATGCGGCAGGTGCTGACCACGGAACTGATCGGCCGGGCCGAGCTGCGCTACCTGTTCCCCGACGCGACCGTCCGGAACGAGCGGCTGGCGGGCCTGACCAAGTCGCTGATCGCGGTCCGCGCCTAG
- a CDS encoding glycosyltransferase family 2 protein yields MTGQPSVSVVVPTRDRPELLRAAVRAVLDQDHPGPVEVLVVHDQSEPDHTLADLGRPGRPVRVLRNRRTPGLAGARNTGTLAAAGELIAFCDDDDEWLPGKLRAQVGALAATPGAEFACCGIRVSYDGRTVDRSLPRDAVTLPDLLRDRMTELHPSTFLIRAAALRDGFGLVDEEIPGSYAEDYEFLLRAARSAPLVNVRTPYVLVRWHRRSYFAQRWDTIAEALQWLLARYPEFGSQPAGEARVAGQIAFARAAAGDRGAAVRWARRTLRRNPREPRAYLALAVAGRMVRADAVLRTLHRRGRGI; encoded by the coding sequence ATGACCGGGCAGCCGAGCGTGAGCGTGGTGGTGCCCACCCGGGACCGCCCGGAGTTGCTGCGCGCCGCCGTCCGGGCGGTGCTCGACCAGGACCATCCAGGGCCGGTCGAGGTGCTGGTGGTCCACGACCAGTCCGAGCCGGACCACACGCTGGCCGACCTGGGCCGGCCCGGCCGACCGGTCCGGGTGCTCCGCAACCGGCGCACCCCGGGGCTGGCCGGCGCACGCAACACGGGCACGCTGGCCGCCGCGGGGGAGCTGATCGCGTTCTGCGACGACGACGACGAGTGGCTGCCCGGCAAGCTGCGGGCCCAGGTCGGGGCGCTGGCCGCGACGCCGGGCGCGGAGTTCGCGTGCTGCGGCATCCGGGTCAGCTACGACGGGCGGACCGTCGACCGGTCGCTGCCCCGCGACGCGGTCACCCTTCCCGACCTGCTCCGCGACCGGATGACCGAGCTGCACCCGTCGACGTTCCTGATCCGGGCGGCCGCGCTGCGCGACGGGTTCGGGCTGGTCGACGAGGAGATCCCGGGCAGCTACGCGGAGGACTACGAGTTCCTCCTCCGGGCCGCCCGCAGCGCTCCGCTGGTCAACGTGCGCACCCCGTACGTGCTGGTCCGCTGGCACCGGCGGTCCTACTTCGCGCAGCGCTGGGACACCATCGCCGAGGCGTTGCAGTGGCTGCTGGCCCGCTATCCCGAGTTCGGCAGCCAGCCGGCCGGGGAGGCCCGGGTCGCCGGGCAGATCGCCTTCGCCCGGGCTGCCGCCGGCGACCGGGGCGCGGCCGTGCGTTGGGCCCGCCGGACCCTGCGTCGCAACCCGCGCGAGCCGCGCGCCTACCTCGCCCTGGCCGTGGCCGGGCGGATGGTGCGGGCCGACGCGGTGCTGCGCACGCTGCACCGACGCGGCCGGGGGATCTGA
- a CDS encoding glycosyltransferase yields MPRPRDPAEVARIHLLVAVGTDRHPFDRLVDWLCEWHAEVADRVDLTVQHGHTRAPVRPDAVPFLCHDALQAAMAGSDLVVCHGGPATILEARRHGHLPIVVPRDPAHGEHVDDHQQLFCRRLGAAGMVALCESREALRGALGSGLADPDRFAISVDAAADAQRAAVRRVGQIVEDLVAASARRRSRAWWWAWTRPGREGTRR; encoded by the coding sequence GTGCCCCGCCCCCGCGACCCGGCCGAGGTCGCCCGGATCCACCTGCTGGTCGCCGTCGGCACCGACCGGCACCCGTTCGACCGACTGGTCGACTGGCTGTGCGAGTGGCACGCCGAGGTCGCCGACCGGGTCGATCTCACCGTCCAGCACGGACACACCCGGGCGCCGGTCCGGCCCGACGCGGTGCCCTTCCTCTGCCACGACGCGTTGCAGGCCGCGATGGCCGGCTCCGACCTGGTGGTCTGCCACGGCGGCCCGGCGACCATCCTGGAGGCGCGCCGGCACGGCCACCTGCCGATCGTGGTGCCCCGCGACCCGGCTCACGGCGAGCACGTCGACGACCACCAGCAGCTGTTCTGTCGGCGGCTCGGCGCCGCCGGCATGGTGGCGCTCTGCGAGTCCCGGGAGGCGCTGCGGGGTGCGCTCGGCAGCGGCCTGGCCGACCCGGACCGGTTCGCCATCTCGGTCGACGCCGCGGCCGACGCGCAGCGGGCCGCGGTGCGGCGGGTGGGGCAGATCGTGGAGGACCTGGTGGCCGCGTCCGCGCGGCGGCGGAGCCGGGCGTGGTGGTGGGCGTGGACGCGGCCGGGGCGCGAGGGAACGCGGCGATGA
- a CDS encoding glycosyltransferase family protein translates to MEQNIEDGADPPVLLLVGSSGGHLAQLLALRPWYERWPRCWVTFDTPEAVSLLAGEEVVPAYHPTTRNVPNLLRNAILARRVLRRRRVAAVVTTGAGVAVPFVVLAWLRRIPTVYIEVYDRIDSPTLTARLCRPFLSAMLVQWEEQRRQYPEATVVGTLL, encoded by the coding sequence GTGGAGCAGAACATCGAGGACGGCGCGGACCCTCCGGTCCTGTTGCTGGTCGGATCCAGCGGCGGGCACCTGGCCCAGCTGCTGGCCCTGCGCCCCTGGTACGAGCGCTGGCCCCGCTGCTGGGTCACCTTCGACACGCCCGAGGCGGTGTCCCTGCTCGCCGGTGAGGAAGTCGTGCCGGCGTACCACCCGACCACCCGCAACGTGCCGAACCTGCTGCGCAACGCGATCCTGGCCCGGCGGGTGCTGCGCCGCCGGCGGGTCGCCGCGGTGGTGACCACCGGCGCCGGGGTGGCCGTCCCGTTCGTCGTGCTGGCCTGGCTGCGCCGCATCCCGACCGTCTACATCGAGGTGTACGACCGGATCGACTCCCCGACGCTCACCGCCCGGCTCTGCCGCCCGTTCCTGTCCGCGATGCTCGTGCAGTGGGAGGAGCAGCGCCGGCAGTACCCGGAGGCGACCGTCGTGGGGACGCTGCTGTGA
- a CDS encoding sulfotransferase domain-containing protein: MSSIRNRVKQLVPTQVTNRVRESLVDYGVRTSDRRPLPEFLIIGTKRGGTTSLWNYLLQHPLVPRLFPAWNTKSAHYFEENWARGEAWYRSHFPTVRQREALARRHGGPVRVGEAAPLYMFHPLAARRVAALMPDVRLIVLLRDPVERAYSHWKERRAQGVEPLDFAAALAAEPERTAGERERLVAEPEYVSQAYDWYSYRARGRYLEHLQPWLHRFDRSRILFLPSERLYADPRATYRRTLDFLGLPPHDLPDFKVYNDRRSAPLEPALRAELTEYYRPHNAALRQRLGLDLDWPDRAA; the protein is encoded by the coding sequence GTGTCGTCCATCCGGAACCGGGTGAAGCAACTCGTGCCGACCCAGGTGACCAACCGGGTACGGGAGAGCCTCGTCGACTACGGAGTGCGCACCAGCGACCGGCGGCCGTTGCCGGAATTCCTCATCATCGGGACGAAGCGGGGCGGCACCACCTCGCTGTGGAACTACCTTCTCCAGCATCCGCTGGTGCCCCGGCTCTTCCCGGCCTGGAACACCAAGAGCGCGCACTACTTCGAGGAGAACTGGGCGCGCGGGGAGGCCTGGTACCGGTCGCACTTCCCGACCGTGCGGCAGCGGGAGGCGCTGGCGCGCCGGCACGGTGGGCCGGTGCGGGTCGGCGAGGCGGCCCCGCTGTACATGTTCCACCCGCTCGCCGCGCGCCGGGTCGCCGCGCTGATGCCCGACGTGCGGCTGATCGTGCTGCTCCGCGACCCGGTGGAGCGGGCGTACTCGCACTGGAAGGAGCGCCGCGCGCAGGGGGTCGAGCCGCTGGACTTCGCCGCCGCGCTGGCCGCCGAGCCGGAGCGCACGGCGGGGGAGCGGGAGCGGCTGGTCGCCGAGCCGGAGTACGTCAGCCAGGCGTACGACTGGTACAGCTACCGCGCCCGCGGCCGGTACCTGGAACACCTGCAGCCGTGGCTGCACCGCTTCGACCGGTCGCGGATCCTGTTCCTGCCCAGCGAGCGGCTCTACGCCGACCCCCGCGCGACCTACCGCCGCACCCTGGACTTCCTCGGCCTGCCCCCGCACGATCTGCCCGACTTCAAGGTCTACAACGACCGCCGGTCGGCGCCGCTGGAGCCGGCGCTGCGGGCGGAGCTGACCGAGTACTACCGCCCCCACAACGCGGCGCTGCGGCAGCGGCTCGGGCTGGACCTCGACTGGCCGGACCGGGCGGCGTGA
- a CDS encoding lipopolysaccharide biosynthesis protein, with protein MTTTTRPGPVPPAGADRTAETRRSARSGAAGLAGAATSGLFGFVLAVVITRGYGTTGSGAFFAAIGVITVAAAVCTLGAETGLMWALPRQRLGAGGDAARLLPVALVPPLLVATAVAVAGVLAAGPLAPRLLGPGAAAGGLLAVTFAAVPVVAAMTLLLAALRCVRPVRAYVGVQFLLLPVARPALVGAAALTGAGLLAGMAGWLLPAAAALLVCLALVAGPLGVGRGARLRPDPADWRVFWRFALPRAASAAIDAGSMWVGVLLTSVLAGPADAGVFGAVGRYVLAGQLALQGLRVAVSPQLSRLLGQGERAAAAAVHRQLTTWGLVLSWPVYLLLAVFGVAFLDLFGAEFRAGAAAMTVLALAMLVNTGVGNVQSLLLMGGRSGLHLLATLAGLLVTVSLGLWLIPGHGATGAALAWAAGIATENLTAYGCARAVVGEPLLDAATLRAAAVTTTAVGAAAGAGVLAAGRGLPGLAVAAGLLAAGAAGSSTLPRVRRGIRVTIRQIRGRDGAAPAAGPAPASTKGRRRSSCRPSGTG; from the coding sequence ATGACCACCACCACCCGCCCCGGCCCGGTCCCGCCGGCCGGCGCCGACCGTACGGCGGAGACCCGGCGCAGCGCGCGCAGCGGGGCCGCCGGGCTGGCCGGCGCGGCCACCAGTGGACTGTTCGGCTTCGTCCTGGCCGTGGTGATCACCCGCGGCTACGGCACCACGGGCTCCGGAGCCTTCTTCGCCGCGATCGGCGTGATCACCGTCGCGGCGGCGGTCTGCACGCTCGGCGCGGAGACCGGGCTGATGTGGGCGCTGCCCCGCCAACGACTCGGCGCCGGGGGCGACGCGGCCCGGCTGCTCCCGGTGGCCCTGGTCCCGCCGCTGCTGGTGGCGACCGCCGTCGCGGTGGCCGGGGTACTCGCCGCGGGTCCGCTCGCGCCCCGGCTGCTGGGCCCCGGCGCCGCCGCCGGGGGGCTGCTCGCGGTCACCTTCGCCGCCGTGCCGGTGGTCGCGGCGATGACCCTGCTGCTCGCCGCGCTGCGCTGCGTACGCCCCGTCCGGGCGTACGTCGGGGTGCAGTTCCTCCTGCTCCCGGTGGCCCGGCCGGCGCTGGTCGGCGCGGCGGCGCTGACCGGCGCCGGGCTGCTCGCCGGTATGGCCGGCTGGCTGTTGCCGGCCGCCGCGGCCCTGCTGGTCTGCCTGGCGCTGGTCGCCGGCCCGCTCGGGGTGGGGCGCGGTGCGCGGCTGCGGCCCGACCCGGCCGACTGGCGGGTGTTCTGGCGGTTCGCGTTGCCCCGGGCCGCCTCGGCCGCGATCGACGCCGGCAGCATGTGGGTGGGGGTGCTGCTCACCTCGGTGCTGGCCGGCCCGGCCGACGCCGGCGTGTTCGGTGCGGTCGGCCGGTACGTCCTGGCCGGACAGTTGGCCCTGCAGGGGCTGCGGGTGGCGGTGTCCCCGCAGCTGTCCCGGCTGCTCGGCCAAGGGGAGCGGGCCGCGGCGGCCGCCGTGCACCGGCAGTTGACCACCTGGGGGCTGGTGCTGTCCTGGCCGGTCTACCTGCTGCTGGCGGTCTTCGGGGTGGCGTTCCTCGACCTGTTCGGCGCCGAGTTCCGGGCCGGCGCGGCGGCGATGACCGTGCTCGCCCTGGCGATGCTGGTGAACACCGGGGTCGGCAACGTGCAGAGCCTGCTGCTGATGGGCGGGCGCAGCGGGCTGCATCTGCTCGCCACGCTGGCCGGGCTGCTGGTCACCGTCTCGCTCGGGCTGTGGCTGATCCCCGGCCACGGCGCCACCGGCGCCGCGCTGGCCTGGGCGGCCGGCATCGCCACTGAGAACCTCACCGCGTACGGCTGCGCCCGGGCGGTGGTGGGCGAGCCGCTGCTGGACGCGGCGACGCTGCGGGCGGCCGCGGTCACCACCACCGCGGTCGGCGCCGCCGCGGGCGCCGGGGTGCTGGCCGCCGGGCGCGGCCTTCCCGGGCTGGCGGTGGCGGCCGGGTTGCTGGCGGCCGGCGCCGCCGGTTCGTCGACGTTGCCCCGGGTGCGGCGCGGCATCCGGGTGACCATCAGGCAGATCCGTGGGCGGGACGGGGCGGCCCCTGCCGCCGGTCCCGCCCCGGCATCCACGAAGGGCAGGAGGAGGTCGTCGTGTCGTCCATCCGGAACCGGGTGA